The Mesotoga infera region TATGTAATTACAACTCCCTATACCTTCTTCGCTACCGTCAGCTGTATTACCAGAAACGGTGCTACCCCTCTTTTCGCGGATATCGACCCGGTAACTTACAACATCGACCTTGACAAGGTCGAAGAACTGCTGCAAACCCATCCCGATAGAGAAAAGATCAAAGCGATAATCCCGGTTCATCTCTTTGGCCAGTCTATGAATCTTGAGAGACTCCAAAACATAGGAGAGATATACGGAGTTAAGATAATCGAAGACTGTGCACAGTCGATTGGGGCAAGATGGAA contains the following coding sequences:
- a CDS encoding aminotransferase class I/II-fold pyridoxal phosphate-dependent enzyme is translated as MHIPLFDLTRQYNELREEVLQEIDEALLGGRVILGEAVRELEQGVADLIGVKHAIGVANGSDALLIAVAALGIGPGDYVITTPYTFFATVSCITRNGATPLFADIDPVTYNIDLDKVEELLQTHPDREKIKAIIPVHLFGQSMNLERLQNIGEIYGVKIIEDCAQSIGARW